The proteins below are encoded in one region of Legionella antarctica:
- a CDS encoding SGNH/GDSL hydrolase family protein — translation MIRTSWLIVIGDSLSDIGTLNKRKLLGLLPMSYVTGLDGKSPRGRFTNGYLWADYLSATTIEDFEIEFERKRLKLKHSPRANADIGDEFLTSSLRRNKNESSFNLNDDRHIMFDERRFARFYCEGGLTSYDYSYSLSLEPRLEAYRLIVATLEKKREELIADDIKYHVTSPEKEETLVIEWSGANDLLTVNEKPSYQAVDNAVNERIKNIEQLIQNGYRNFVLFNLPNLSLTPRFQARQQDEKDNAAECSEYFNMQLATRCEELTKKYQDSPRSLNLSVFDVHSQFEEVYENPSLYGFDQDKLKIPYTASAEFEKNKINPRLVAGKISPAKGYMFWDDVHPTMAMHHFLAKRFKEKYGTFYDFVPSQPSRKISVKDDSCIPNRTFISSEVAVNLDPEVRLPEDIKAILYTLQQNAKNMCESKYPNYREKGILLKKFLFELQCQNGDLEKLDEVISSFHMARNNVGALKTHYRPLFDFFALKTIQWTPLSRQRSV, via the coding sequence ATGATACGGACATCTTGGTTAATTGTAATTGGTGATAGTTTATCAGATATAGGGACACTTAATAAACGTAAGCTGCTAGGCCTGCTTCCTATGAGTTATGTAACTGGTCTCGATGGTAAATCACCAAGAGGGAGGTTTACCAATGGCTATCTTTGGGCCGATTATCTCAGCGCGACTACCATAGAAGACTTTGAAATAGAGTTTGAACGCAAACGACTTAAATTAAAACATAGTCCCAGAGCTAATGCCGATATTGGGGACGAATTTCTGACGAGCAGCCTACGTCGCAATAAAAATGAATCGTCCTTTAATTTAAATGATGACAGGCACATCATGTTTGATGAGAGACGATTTGCACGATTCTATTGTGAGGGTGGTTTAACCTCTTATGATTATTCTTATAGCTTATCTTTAGAACCGAGATTAGAAGCTTACAGACTCATCGTAGCGACGTTGGAAAAAAAACGCGAAGAACTCATAGCCGATGATATAAAATATCATGTAACCAGTCCCGAAAAAGAGGAGACACTCGTTATTGAATGGTCAGGTGCCAATGATTTATTGACGGTGAACGAAAAACCTTCCTACCAAGCTGTAGATAATGCAGTTAATGAACGAATTAAGAATATTGAGCAATTAATTCAAAATGGATATAGAAATTTTGTTTTATTTAATTTACCTAATCTTTCCTTAACCCCCCGATTTCAAGCTAGACAGCAAGACGAGAAAGACAATGCTGCAGAGTGCTCTGAGTATTTCAATATGCAGTTAGCCACGCGATGCGAGGAGCTCACTAAAAAATATCAAGACTCACCTCGTTCATTAAATCTTTCTGTTTTCGATGTCCATTCTCAGTTTGAGGAGGTCTATGAAAACCCAAGTCTGTATGGGTTTGATCAAGATAAACTTAAGATCCCTTATACTGCTTCAGCAGAATTTGAAAAAAACAAAATAAATCCAAGATTGGTTGCAGGAAAAATTTCTCCAGCTAAAGGGTACATGTTCTGGGATGATGTCCATCCTACAATGGCTATGCATCATTTTTTAGCAAAGCGATTTAAAGAAAAATACGGCACCTTTTATGATTTCGTTCCTTCCCAACCTTCCCGCAAAATATCGGTCAAAGATGATTCTTGCATCCCCAATAGAACGTTCATCTCATCAGAAGTGGCTGTAAACCTGGATCCAGAGGTGAGGTTACCTGAAGATATAAAGGCAATTCTTTATACGCTCCAACAAAATGCTAAGAATATGTGTGAATCAAAATATCCAAATTACCGCGAAAAAGGTATTTTATTAAAAAAATTTCTGTTTGAGCTTCAATGCCAAAACGGAGATTTGGAAAAACTAGATGAGGTTATATCTTCATTTCATATGGCAAGAAATAACGTAGGAGCATTAAAAACACATTATCGGCCACTCTTTGACTTTTTTGCCCTGAAAACAATACAGTGGACCCCATTGTCAAGACAGCGATCCGTTTAA
- a CDS encoding PAS domain-containing protein translates to MDIHKLLKRQLEKCNIVVDKKPENDEAWQKFLARVNQTYTDADQDRYMQDRAIEISSREMRYLNQKLENAQHIAGLGYWSYDGKSDRVIWSNELFIMMGLNPNDYPPNVNEFMELVYEQDRYALQQKLKNALENGINYECELRVRNTDGTYRWYKTIGICLEQEQQLEGIFIDIQKNKIAEEKIKDLNQKIFSTARRAGMAEVATNILHNIGNILNSSNTSISLLKSSFCQNYMKKLFKIIEMMSQHKEDMGYFLINDPKGQLIPEYLVVLSKKILEEHQSNIVEVDSLINDLKHISEIVTMQNPVSGSSSINEQVYLPELIEIVLSMSFSVSERELIEVIKEFNQCPLIFNDKSKLIQILVNLLQNAKEAVLLNTTHAIKKIRIVTHKINSNSIQIKIIDNGVGINDMGPHVWNKIKEK, encoded by the coding sequence ATGGATATTCATAAACTTTTAAAACGTCAACTTGAAAAATGCAACATAGTCGTTGATAAAAAACCTGAAAACGATGAAGCGTGGCAGAAGTTTCTTGCTCGTGTTAATCAAACTTATACTGATGCAGATCAAGATCGGTACATGCAAGATAGAGCTATAGAGATCTCCTCTCGAGAAATGAGATATTTAAATCAAAAGCTGGAAAACGCACAACACATTGCTGGGCTGGGCTATTGGAGCTACGATGGAAAATCTGATCGTGTGATTTGGTCAAATGAATTATTTATTATGATGGGTCTTAATCCTAATGATTATCCGCCTAATGTCAATGAATTTATGGAATTGGTTTACGAGCAGGATCGATACGCGTTGCAACAGAAACTAAAAAACGCTCTTGAAAATGGAATTAATTATGAGTGTGAATTACGGGTAAGAAACACTGATGGGACCTATCGTTGGTACAAAACAATTGGTATTTGTCTGGAACAAGAGCAACAACTTGAAGGCATTTTTATAGATATCCAAAAAAATAAAATAGCTGAAGAGAAAATAAAAGACTTAAATCAAAAAATATTCTCTACTGCTCGTCGAGCAGGCATGGCTGAGGTAGCTACCAATATTTTGCACAATATTGGTAATATTTTAAATAGTTCAAACACCTCAATTAGTCTCTTAAAAAGCAGCTTTTGTCAAAATTACATGAAAAAATTATTTAAAATTATTGAAATGATGTCTCAACATAAAGAGGATATGGGTTATTTTTTAATCAATGACCCTAAAGGCCAATTAATTCCGGAATATTTAGTTGTTCTTTCTAAAAAAATACTTGAAGAACACCAGAGCAATATTGTTGAGGTGGACAGTCTTATTAATGATTTAAAACATATTAGTGAGATAGTAACCATGCAAAATCCTGTTAGTGGATCCTCCAGCATCAATGAACAGGTTTATCTGCCTGAATTGATAGAAATTGTATTAAGTATGTCGTTTAGTGTATCAGAAAGAGAATTAATTGAGGTAATTAAAGAGTTTAATCAATGTCCTTTGATATTTAATGACAAATCAAAATTAATACAAATATTAGTAAATTTATTGCAAAATGCAAAAGAAGCTGTATTGCTAAATACAACACACGCAATAAAAAAAATTAGAATTGTAACCCATAAAATCAATAGTAATTCGATTCAAATCAAAATTATAGATAATGGAGTTGGGATTAATGATATGGGTCCGCATGTCTGGAACAAAATTAAGGAAAAATAA
- a CDS encoding IS3 family transposase, whose protein sequence is MNFSLDEKRVMIDPLAELTIREQCLLLDLPVSSYYYSAKPISVEDEALMALLDEHYLQYPCEGKIKRARWLSKEVGYPVGKRRVKKLMEMMGLSTVYPKPNTSVPNKEHEVFPYLLKEVDITKPNQVWAADITYIRMKGKHVYLVAIMDWYSRYVIGWAISPTMEAEFCIEALRNALLHSRCEIFNTDQGSQFTSKDWINTLKSHHISISMDGRGRYLDNIFIERLWRSVKQEKIYRYDFDTIEEVELALTEYFEYYNNRRLHQSFNYLTPAEVYYGRKRP, encoded by the coding sequence ATGAACTTTAGTCTGGATGAAAAGCGCGTCATGATTGATCCTCTTGCCGAGCTCACCATTCGTGAACAATGCTTGCTATTAGACTTGCCTGTTTCAAGTTATTATTATAGTGCCAAGCCCATTTCTGTCGAAGATGAAGCGCTTATGGCGCTACTTGATGAGCACTATCTGCAGTATCCATGTGAAGGTAAAATTAAGCGGGCAAGATGGCTGTCAAAAGAAGTAGGCTATCCTGTTGGTAAACGTCGAGTAAAAAAGTTGATGGAAATGATGGGGTTATCGACTGTTTACCCAAAGCCAAATACAAGCGTTCCCAATAAGGAGCATGAGGTGTTCCCTTATTTATTAAAAGAGGTGGATATCACCAAACCAAATCAGGTTTGGGCCGCAGATATCACCTACATCCGCATGAAAGGAAAGCATGTGTATTTAGTAGCTATTATGGACTGGTATAGTCGTTATGTGATTGGATGGGCTATTTCACCTACTATGGAGGCTGAATTTTGTATTGAGGCGCTTAGAAACGCTTTGCTGCATTCGCGTTGTGAGATCTTTAACACGGATCAGGGTTCTCAATTTACCTCAAAAGATTGGATAAATACGCTAAAATCTCACCACATTTCTATCAGCATGGATGGGCGAGGACGTTATTTAGATAATATATTTATCGAGCGATTGTGGCGTAGTGTTAAGCAAGAAAAAATCTACCGGTATGATTTTGATACAATTGAAGAGGTTGAGCTGGCCTTAACGGAGTATTTTGAGTATTATAATAACCGAAGGCTTCACCAGTCCTTTAATTATTTAACGCCCGCAGAGGTGTATTATGGCCGGAAAAGACCATAA
- a CDS encoding transposase — MSKKRAYYTAAKKAKITLAAIEGKLTQAQITSEYGVHATQVKTWKQSAIKAINDLFSGANEKEAKSQEQLVEALYQEIGRLQAQLSWLKKKHEL, encoded by the coding sequence ATGTCTAAAAAGCGAGCTTATTATACGGCGGCCAAGAAGGCAAAAATAACGCTAGCTGCGATTGAGGGGAAACTCACACAAGCGCAAATTACCAGTGAATACGGTGTTCACGCAACGCAGGTAAAAACTTGGAAGCAATCGGCCATCAAAGCCATTAACGATTTATTCTCTGGGGCTAATGAAAAAGAAGCCAAGTCCCAAGAGCAGCTTGTTGAGGCATTATATCAAGAAATTGGTCGACTTCAAGCGCAGCTATCTTGGCTAAAAAAAAAGCATGAACTTTAG
- a CDS encoding protein SdcA: MIVFDEPEDCDYIFIDNDNRVHLLLPIIGGQEIAIDNTCESARELQTFFGTNSNSAENILRRYKDRLLNDISAIQSQKGISRCAYQDLMREKKQRLEQIEKYINLIGEIKDNYNTGINRLFTVGIPELPSTIHKIIKSANNAFVVRLSPHHPDPFTKFYDPLFSLMRNRSRYAIWGFKALTKGLGARLRSAFQPEDSTPLLINRKSPKEQVIQKVLSAIEDKNMNVPVEAREKKLNDLKIIIQNELVKIIPEITSLEKNRSGQTMDLNFMELMGINEHDVIEEWINTLIDSSLDPITWENPELCEILLGVENKGSVFYDPADKGISPEQLAELMSIRVQYLLAEINIYCKKNELSKANFGKFFDKEPHATQISRLVKEGLAQGQDIEPIIYGYVNNHLAALGLKTSLAVTQQAHITKKFTDNYRVIRDSPHFDEFLVIDPDKKGAIFSYKSRISCHFLDFFTLQTKGKYPLGDFENHAEALKSGTSNRLHHKNHIVSEGYETIKIFREEVIKLLAENKPNELLAFLIAKSPYGVPNYSMLSLETQNYISYNRNWPFIEQELLNTTTILANEKQDLLKLLSPNNVNRENLSAIVWSKYSSKLLFEVELNKVADGLIRMVHVYNKKRSRQWYKGFRDEVRIKQCEVLMQVGQEINSLLDCHPLSKEQILEKIVQSIETLNRINNEISLETSNRFQSTLQQEIKIFQAKLITLCELDSYEFISMNINMKIEEQLDKIRDPAVKDIVKTLPAHYHTDEGIMLFNTLNLEESMKVASYLNIEYRDLDRAVDKKTLLEHDIPLLFKEINLQLLLQLKEDASISQEVFERFIKLADTIPPELMTRKNIKAWSHAEVSEESDPAKLLAKVKETKPIDKLKFFNREPEKRPDDEPKSSAPQIGPFQ, translated from the coding sequence GTGATAGTTTTTGATGAACCAGAAGATTGTGATTACATTTTTATTGATAACGATAATAGGGTTCACCTGCTTTTACCTATTATTGGGGGGCAGGAAATAGCAATTGATAATACTTGTGAATCCGCACGTGAATTGCAAACTTTTTTCGGAACAAACAGTAACTCTGCAGAAAATATTCTTCGTCGCTATAAGGACCGTTTATTAAATGACATCTCTGCTATTCAAAGCCAAAAAGGCATATCCCGTTGTGCTTATCAAGATTTAATGAGAGAGAAAAAACAAAGACTTGAGCAAATTGAAAAATACATCAATCTGATTGGAGAAATAAAAGATAACTACAATACTGGTATTAATCGGCTATTTACAGTAGGAATTCCAGAGCTCCCCTCTACCATTCATAAAATAATAAAGTCAGCAAACAACGCATTTGTAGTAAGACTTTCCCCGCATCACCCAGATCCATTTACAAAATTTTACGATCCCTTATTCAGTCTAATGAGAAACAGATCCAGGTATGCGATTTGGGGTTTCAAGGCACTTACTAAGGGATTGGGAGCTCGATTACGCTCAGCATTCCAGCCAGAAGACTCCACGCCACTTTTAATCAATCGAAAATCACCTAAAGAACAGGTAATACAAAAAGTTTTAAGTGCAATCGAAGACAAAAACATGAATGTTCCTGTCGAGGCACGCGAAAAAAAACTGAACGATTTAAAAATAATCATTCAAAATGAATTGGTTAAAATTATTCCCGAAATAACATCACTGGAAAAAAATCGCTCTGGACAAACTATGGATTTGAACTTTATGGAGCTAATGGGTATAAATGAACACGATGTTATTGAAGAGTGGATTAACACACTTATAGACAGTAGTTTGGATCCAATTACCTGGGAAAATCCAGAATTATGCGAGATATTGCTTGGCGTCGAGAACAAAGGTAGTGTGTTCTATGATCCTGCTGATAAGGGAATTAGCCCAGAACAACTAGCGGAACTCATGTCAATCAGGGTCCAATATTTACTAGCCGAGATCAACATTTATTGTAAAAAAAACGAATTATCCAAGGCGAATTTTGGCAAATTTTTTGATAAAGAGCCGCATGCTACTCAAATTAGCAGATTGGTTAAAGAGGGTCTTGCTCAAGGGCAAGACATAGAGCCAATTATTTACGGATATGTCAACAACCACTTAGCTGCGCTTGGGCTTAAAACCTCTCTAGCGGTTACTCAACAAGCGCATATCACTAAGAAATTTACCGATAATTATAGGGTTATCAGAGACTCTCCTCATTTTGACGAGTTCCTTGTTATAGATCCAGATAAAAAAGGGGCTATTTTTTCTTACAAATCAAGGATCTCTTGTCATTTTTTAGATTTTTTTACCTTACAAACCAAAGGAAAATACCCCTTGGGTGATTTTGAGAATCATGCAGAAGCCCTTAAAAGCGGTACTTCAAATCGTTTACATCATAAAAATCACATCGTTAGTGAAGGATATGAGACGATAAAAATATTTCGAGAAGAAGTAATAAAATTACTGGCAGAGAATAAACCGAATGAATTGTTGGCATTTTTAATCGCCAAATCACCTTATGGCGTGCCTAATTACTCAATGCTATCTCTTGAAACGCAAAATTATATTTCCTACAATCGCAACTGGCCTTTCATTGAACAAGAGCTTTTAAATACGACTACTATTTTAGCAAATGAGAAACAGGACCTTTTAAAACTTCTCTCGCCCAATAATGTGAATAGAGAAAACCTCAGTGCTATTGTCTGGTCAAAATATTCCTCAAAACTGCTTTTTGAAGTTGAGCTAAATAAGGTTGCAGATGGTTTAATACGAATGGTACATGTATATAACAAAAAACGATCAAGGCAATGGTACAAAGGATTTCGCGATGAAGTGCGTATCAAGCAATGTGAGGTTTTAATGCAAGTTGGACAGGAGATTAACTCACTTTTGGATTGTCATCCCCTTTCAAAAGAACAGATTCTTGAAAAAATAGTACAGTCAATAGAGACACTTAATCGAATTAATAATGAAATCTCGTTAGAGACCTCCAACCGATTTCAGAGTACCCTACAACAAGAAATTAAAATATTCCAAGCGAAATTGATAACCCTGTGTGAACTAGACTCCTATGAATTTATATCAATGAACATTAATATGAAAATTGAAGAGCAATTAGATAAAATCAGAGACCCAGCAGTAAAGGACATTGTTAAGACCCTCCCCGCTCATTACCATACAGACGAAGGAATTATGTTATTCAACACGCTTAATCTCGAAGAGTCTATGAAAGTTGCCAGTTATTTAAATATAGAATATCGTGACTTAGATAGAGCTGTTGATAAAAAAACTCTTTTGGAACACGACATTCCACTACTGTTTAAAGAGATCAATTTGCAGTTGCTTTTACAGTTAAAAGAAGATGCAAGCATTAGCCAAGAGGTTTTTGAAAGATTCATTAAATTAGCTGATACAATCCCACCAGAACTTATGACAAGAAAAAACATCAAGGCATGGTCTCATGCTGAAGTTTCAGAGGAATCGGATCCTGCTAAATTGTTAGCCAAGGTTAAAGAAACAAAACCAATTGATAAATTAAAATTTTTTAATAGGGAGCCCGAAAAAAGACCCGACGATGAACCAAAATCATCTGCTCCTCAAATAGGCCCATTCCAATAA
- a CDS encoding IS4 family transposase codes for MNSALSDSSVWSEALFSGIELGDKRLTKRQVELMIKAVKVSLQPPERRNGEEPLKPVSVNVVYATETHPQTEAILEWILITTEDIFSFEQARKVIRYYELRWRIEDFHKAWKSGTNVELLRMQSADNLEKMIVILSFLAIRLLQLKEYFEPDSQLLDAEHVCVPCDELLSEVEWRVLWKTVEKTEFPSQTPDAYWAFKAIAKLGGWTNSKRTGKSSWSTIWNGWFKLNERIEGFLIAQSIYMDKM; via the coding sequence ATGAATTCGGCATTAAGCGATTCTAGTGTATGGTCAGAGGCATTATTTAGTGGTATTGAGCTAGGCGATAAACGATTGACAAAACGTCAAGTTGAATTAATGATAAAGGCAGTCAAAGTAAGTCTGCAACCGCCCGAGCGCAGAAATGGAGAAGAACCATTAAAGCCCGTCTCAGTGAATGTAGTATATGCCACTGAAACACATCCTCAAACAGAAGCTATTTTGGAGTGGATATTAATAACGACAGAAGATATTTTCTCTTTTGAACAAGCAAGGAAAGTGATCCGATATTATGAACTCAGGTGGCGTATCGAGGACTTTCATAAAGCATGGAAATCCGGAACAAACGTAGAACTTTTACGAATGCAATCTGCTGATAATTTAGAAAAAATGATAGTCATTCTATCTTTTTTAGCCATTAGATTACTTCAACTCAAAGAGTATTTTGAGCCAGACTCTCAACTCCTGGATGCGGAACATGTTTGTGTTCCTTGTGATGAGTTATTGAGCGAGGTTGAATGGAGGGTTTTATGGAAAACGGTGGAGAAAACGGAGTTTCCATCTCAAACTCCTGATGCATACTGGGCATTCAAAGCAATTGCCAAACTTGGTGGATGGACCAACTCCAAGAGAACTGGTAAATCGTCATGGTCAACTATTTGGAACGGTTGGTTTAAATTGAATGAGCGAATAGAAGGATTTCTAATCGCTCAAAGCATCTACATGGATAAGATGTGA
- the tnpC gene encoding IS66 family transposase — protein sequence MISSKDQSLLMPLQEEINQLKKEALEWKQKYFNMLEQFKLAQQRKYSPSSEHNILQGELQFDEAESIEVTELPQEDNTITVTYTRKKPVRRPLPPELPRETIEHDIAEEEKLCACGCMKQRIGEEVTEQLEFVPAKLTVIAHVRPKYACNRCDEGVSIAPMPQLFLPKSIATPSLVAHAIISKYQDHLPLYRQEHIWKRMGIEMARNTVCGWIMAASEVCSPMRNALIKELVASNYLQADETPLQVMDEPNRKNTSKSYMWVYQNHKPDKKIIVFDYRETRQAQWPKELLKEFKGYLQTDGYVGYDWVDDHPDIIHLGCFAHARRPFAELVKLAKTTGKSHQAVAYIQKLYAIEKIARDGNYTAEQRYQIRLEQSKPILDALKTWLDQSLKNAVPKSKLGDALVYMSQRWKELTAYLLDGMLEIDNNAIENIIRPFALGRKNWLMSGSPRGAHAGALFYSLIATAKSNGLNPFDYLKVLFEKIRFCKTAEDFTNLLPFNLKMN from the coding sequence ATGATTTCCTCAAAAGACCAATCACTTTTAATGCCTTTGCAGGAAGAAATTAATCAATTAAAAAAAGAAGCTCTGGAATGGAAGCAAAAGTATTTTAATATGCTAGAGCAATTCAAACTGGCTCAACAGCGTAAATACTCTCCCTCATCTGAACACAATATTCTGCAAGGCGAGTTGCAATTTGATGAAGCAGAAAGCATAGAGGTCACAGAGCTGCCGCAAGAAGATAATACAATTACGGTCACCTATACTCGCAAAAAACCAGTACGACGCCCATTACCTCCAGAGTTACCCCGTGAAACCATTGAGCATGACATTGCAGAAGAAGAAAAACTGTGTGCTTGCGGCTGTATGAAGCAACGTATTGGCGAAGAGGTCACGGAACAGCTAGAGTTTGTTCCTGCAAAGCTGACGGTCATTGCCCATGTGCGACCCAAATATGCATGTAATCGTTGTGATGAAGGGGTAAGCATTGCCCCTATGCCGCAATTATTCCTTCCTAAAAGCATTGCCACACCAAGCCTTGTAGCTCATGCCATTATTAGTAAATACCAAGACCACCTCCCTTTATACCGTCAAGAGCACATCTGGAAACGAATGGGCATTGAGATGGCTCGCAATACAGTATGTGGATGGATAATGGCAGCATCTGAGGTATGTAGCCCAATGAGGAACGCTCTAATCAAAGAGCTGGTTGCATCAAACTACCTTCAGGCCGATGAAACACCACTTCAGGTGATGGATGAGCCTAATCGAAAAAATACATCCAAGAGCTATATGTGGGTATACCAGAATCACAAACCGGATAAAAAAATCATTGTGTTTGATTATCGTGAAACCCGACAAGCCCAATGGCCTAAAGAACTACTTAAAGAGTTTAAAGGCTATTTACAAACAGATGGGTATGTTGGTTATGACTGGGTTGATGACCATCCTGATATTATTCATTTGGGATGTTTTGCACATGCCAGACGTCCTTTTGCTGAGCTTGTCAAACTGGCTAAAACCACAGGTAAATCACATCAGGCCGTGGCGTATATTCAAAAGCTCTATGCCATTGAAAAAATTGCTCGGGATGGGAACTATACGGCAGAACAACGCTATCAGATAAGGCTCGAACAATCAAAACCCATTCTTGACGCTTTAAAGACTTGGCTTGACCAATCCTTAAAAAATGCGGTACCCAAATCAAAGCTGGGTGATGCCTTAGTTTACATGTCTCAGCGATGGAAGGAGCTTACTGCTTATTTGCTTGATGGGATGCTCGAGATTGATAATAATGCCATTGAAAACATCATTAGGCCTTTTGCTCTGGGCAGAAAAAACTGGCTCATGTCTGGAAGCCCTAGAGGGGCTCATGCTGGGGCATTATTCTATAGCCTTATTGCAACAGCTAAGTCCAATGGCCTTAATCCTTTTGATTACCTCAAAGTCCTCTTCGAAAAAATCCGCTTCTGTAAAACCGCAGAAGACTTCACGAATCTTCTTCCTTTTAATCTCAAGATGAATTAA
- the tnpB gene encoding IS66 family insertion sequence element accessory protein TnpB (TnpB, as the term is used for proteins encoded by IS66 family insertion elements, is considered an accessory protein, since TnpC, encoded by a neighboring gene, is a DDE family transposase.), protein MLIPDDVQVHLYCGITDMRKSINTLAILVHEVFGMELSAGHLFLFRSRGGDKLKALYYEEQSFTLWYRRLEKGKFIFPRNTQGHIELTKEHLKWLMASNKFTFHQGGNPVIYRDFH, encoded by the coding sequence ATGTTAATTCCAGATGATGTTCAAGTGCATTTATATTGTGGAATAACTGATATGCGCAAATCCATTAATACTCTAGCCATTCTGGTGCATGAAGTTTTTGGAATGGAGCTTAGTGCAGGTCATTTATTTTTGTTTCGTAGCAGAGGAGGAGATAAGTTAAAAGCACTGTACTATGAAGAGCAGAGTTTTACCTTATGGTACCGCAGATTAGAGAAAGGGAAATTCATTTTCCCCCGCAATACCCAAGGTCATATTGAGCTGACAAAAGAGCACTTAAAATGGCTCATGGCCAGCAATAAATTCACCTTTCATCAAGGAGGAAACCCGGTGATTTACCGTGATTTTCATTGA
- the tnpA gene encoding IS66 family insertion sequence element accessory protein TnpA, giving the protein MTKRDEYWSDMVKSYEESGLAPGLFCRNKGISDSRLRFYRNKFKKESKAVTPAKEALFEPLIITPLPSAKAVFKLVIELPNKIRCELDAADHQHRLILLRELMTLC; this is encoded by the coding sequence ATGACAAAAAGAGATGAGTACTGGAGTGACATGGTTAAATCCTATGAGGAAAGTGGTTTAGCACCAGGATTATTTTGCCGTAATAAAGGAATATCAGACTCCAGGCTCAGATTTTATCGCAATAAATTCAAGAAAGAGTCTAAAGCAGTTACCCCAGCCAAAGAGGCTTTATTTGAGCCACTTATTATTACTCCATTACCTTCTGCTAAGGCAGTGTTTAAATTAGTTATTGAACTCCCTAATAAAATACGCTGTGAACTTGATGCAGCTGACCATCAACACCGACTGATATTATTAAGGGAGTTGATGACCTTATGTTAA